The genomic region TAGTAGACACAGGACACTTCGGGAACAGGGATGTTTTGGTTCAGAAATTGTCAGAACTTAAAATCAAGCCTAGCGAAATTGACGTGATAGTGTTAACACACCTAAACTGGGATCACTGTCTTAATACCGACTTATTCGAGAGCTCTGAAATAGTC from Thermoplasmataceae archaeon harbors:
- a CDS encoding MBL fold metallo-hydrolase; the protein is MRITRVLRGAGIISSYGSMGASAVTLVEDDKRILVDTGHFGNRDVLVQKLSELKIKPSEIDVIVLTHLNWDHCLNTDLFESSEIV